The segment GCGGCGGCCTGCGGACGGCGGCGGCACGCGGCGGCGCCCTTTTTCCGCAACCCCGCTCGAGGCCCATGAACCGGCGGTACTGGCCCGCAGCGCTGGCCCTGCTGTCCCTCGGCATCCTCGGGTCCTACCTCCTGTACACAGAGCACCTGGTGCGGGAGATCCGGGTGGAGGCGGCGGTGCACATGCGCATGTACGCGCTGGTGCAGCGGGGGCTGCTCTCGCCGGAAGAGGATGCGCCGCTCGAGTCGCTGGTCGGGCTGCAGGACGCGCTCAAGGAGCTGGGCGTGCCCATCGTCGCGCTCAGCGCGGACGGCCAGCCCTTCGCCTGGGTGAACCTCCCCTTCCAGGCCGATCTGCCCCGTGCCGCGGACCGCGAGCGAGTGCTGCGCTACGCTCGCCGGCTGGACCGCCAGAACCCGCCCATCGTGCAACCGGGGGTGGGTACCATCCATTTCGGTGCGCCGCCCGTGCTGGGCTGGCTGCGCTGGGTGCCGTGGCTGCAGGTGGCGGGCGCGCTGCTGGTCCTGCTCGGTGCCGGGGCTCTGGTCCGCGTCAACCTGCGGGCGGAGCGGGAGCGCCTGTGGGCGGCCATGGCCCGGGAACTGGCGCACCAGATGGGTACGCCCCTTTCCTCACTGGCGGGCTGGGTCGAGCTGCTGCGACTGCCGGAGGCGCAGCGCGAGGGCATGGCCGGGGCGGAGCGGATCGCGGAGGAGATCGAGAGGGACGTCGAGCGCCTGGAGCGCGTGTCGCGCCGCTTCGAGATGATCGGCAAGGCGCCGAGGCTGGAGCCTGTCCCGGTGGCCGAGGTCCTGGCCGAGGTCGAGCACTACCTGCGGCCGCGGCTGCCGCGACTCGTGGGCGGCCTCGAGTTGCGCGTGCGCGTGCAGCGCGGGCTCCCGCCCGTGCGCGCGAGCCGGGTGCTGCTGGTCTGGGCGCTCGAGAACCTGGTGAAGAACGCGCTGGATGCCGTGGGCGGGCGCGGCGGCCGCATCCTGTTGGCGGCGAGCCGGGTGGGCCAGGAGCGCGTGCGCCTTGCCGTGGCAGATACCGGCCCCGGCGTGGCGCCGGCCATGCGCGACCGGCTGTTCGACCCGGGTGCGACCACCAAGGCGGGCGGCTGGGGCGTGGGCCTGTCCTTGAGCCGGCGCATCGTCGAGCGCTACCACGGCGGCCGGATCACGGTGCGGGCGCGGCGGCGGGGTGGTACCGTGTTCGAGGTCGTGCTGCCGGCGTGGAGGGAGCGGGACAGTCGCGGAAGGGTATTCAGGAACCCATGAGCGACTCGAGCTATCTTGCCGGGCTCAACCCGGAGCAGCAGGAAGCGGTCCATCATTTTGAGGGGCCGCTGCTGGTGCTGGCGGGTGCGGGCTCCGGAAAGACGCGCGTGCTTACCACCCGCGTCGCCCACCTGGTGCAGGAGCACGGCGTGGACCCCGCCTGCATCCTGGCCGTGACCTTTACCAACAAGGCGGCGGGGGAGATGCGACAGCGCATCCGGCGCCTGCTGAATCGGGAGCCGGCCGGCATGTGGATGGGCACCTTCCACGCCATTGGCGCCCGGCTGCTGCGGCGCCACGCCGCCCGGCTGGGCTGGGCGCCCAACTTCGGCATCTACGACGCCGAGCAGGCGTTGCGCGAGGTGAAGCGAGCCATGGAGCGGCTCAACCTCTCGACCAAGCGCTGGCATCCGAAGGCGGTGCACGCGGCCATTTCCTCGGCCAAGAATCAGCTCGTCGGGCCGGCCGCGTACGCTGGTCAGGCCTTCGACCCCTTCGCCCGGGTCGTGGCCGGCGTGTACGAGGCGTATCAGGCGGCGCTCAAAGAGCAGAACGCCTTCGATTTCGACGACCTGCTGGTCTATCCCGTCGAGCTGCTGGCGGAGCATCCGCCGGTGCTGGCCATGTACCGGGGACGCTTCCATTTCCTGCTGGTGGACGAATATCAGGACACCAACCACGCGCAGTACAAGCTGCTCGAACTGCTGGCGCGGCAGCACGCCAACATCATGGTGGTGGGCGATGACGACCAGTCCATTTACGGCTGGCGGGGCGCGGACATCCGCAACATCCTAGAGTTCGAGCAGGACTTTCCGCAGGCGCGAGTCGTGCGCCTGGAGCAGAACTATCGCTCGACCCGCCGCATCCTGGACGCCGCCAACCGGGTGATCGCTGAAAACGTCCGCCGCAAGGGCAAGACCCTGCGCACGGAGGCGGCGGCGGGCGAGCTGCTGACGCAGGTCGAGGCGCTGGACGAACGCGACGAGGCGAACTGGATCGCGGGGGAGATCGAGACGCGGCTGGCCGGGTCCGCGGAGCGGTCGCTGCGCGATTTTGTCGTGCTCTACCGTACCAATGCGCAGTCACGGGCGCTGGAGGAGGCGCTGCGCCGCCGCGACCTGCCCTACCAGATCGTGGGCGGCACCCGCTTCTACGAGCGCCGCGAGATCATGGACGTACTGGCTTACCTGCGGCTGCTCTCGAACCCGCGCGACGCGGCCGCCTTCGAGCGCGTGGCCAACTACCCCCGACGGGGTATCGGCGACGTCTCCCGCAACCGACTGCTGGCCTGGGCGTCGGCTGGCGGGCTTACGCCGGTCGAGGCGGCGGCCCGCGCCGCCGAGTGCGACGGCTTGACCAGCGCGGGCGCTGCCGCGCTGGTGGGCTTCGCCGCGCTGGTCGAGCGGTTCCGGGCGCTGGCCGCGGAGCTGCCGGTGGGAGAGCTGATCGAGCAACTGATCCGCGAGGTCCGCCTGCTCGATGCCCTGCGCCAGGAGGGGCCTGAGGGGGAGGAGCGCATCGAGAACGTGCGCGAGCTGCTGGCCAGTGCGCACAGCTTCGATGCAGGTGCGGCCGAGGAGGCGGAGGAGGACGACGTCGCAGAGGGTGCTACGTCGCTCGACCTGTTCCTGCAGAAGGTCTCGCTGCTGACGGACGTGGACCGGCACGACCCCCAGGCCAACGCGGTCACGCTCATGACGCTGCATAACGCCAAGGGGCTCGAGTTCCCCTTCGTCTTCATCACTGGTCTGGAGGACGGCCTCTTCCCGCTGGCGCGGGCCTACGACGAGCCGGCCGAGCTGGAGGAGGAGCGGCGCCTCTTCTACGTGGGCATCACGCGGGCGCAGCACAAGCTGTTCCTGAGCCACGCGCGCACGCGGCGGCGCGCTGCCGAGCTGATGAGCTGCATCCCTTCGAGCTTTCTCGAGCCCATCCCGGAGGCGCTGCTCGAGCGGCAGGAGACGCCCGCGCTGGCGCGACTGCGCGCGGGGCAGTCGGGCGGATGGCGGCGAGAGCTGAGGGGGCGGCGCAGCAGGGCCGGGGGTGCTCGGGGAGACGGCATGGGGGAGCTGGTGGTGGACTACGCGGACACGCAGGATGCTCCCCGCTTCGTGAAGGGGGAGCGAGTGCGCCACCCGCACTTCGGCCGGGGGACGATCCGCGAGCTTTCCGGCCTGGGCTCTGACCTGAAGGCGGTGATCGAATTCGAGGGCTACGGCCGCAAGAAGGTGTTTGTGCGTTACGCCAACCTGCAAAAGGAGTTGTGAGACTTGGCTGTTTCGCGGGAGGACGTGCTGCACGTGGCTGGGCTGGCCCGGCTACGGCTCACGGCGAGTGAGGTGGAGAGGCTGACGGTGCAGCTCAACAGCATCCTCGAGCACATGCGCGCGCTGGCCGAGGTCGAGGTCGAGGGGGTCGAGGCAGTAGGCGGCGCCGCCGAATGGGAGGCGCCGCTGCGCGGCAAGGACGTGGGACCGGACGCGCTGCAACTGGCGCCGCGCGCCCTGGCGCCCTCCTGGGAGGACGGCTTCTTCACCGTGCCGCGGCTGGCGGCACTGGACACGGCCGAGCTGGAGGAGGCGTTCGAGGACAAGGCGGCCGCGGAGCCCGCTGGGCGGCCAGCGCCGGAAGACCTGCCGGGGGCGCCATGACGGTGCCTCAGGCGCTGCCCTCGATCCGCGAGCTGGTGGAGGACGTGCGGGCCGGGTGGCGCTCGGCTGCGGCGGAGGCGCGCGCGGCGATCGAAGCCATCCAGCGCACGCACGTCGGGCCGGACAGCCTGAACGCGTTCCTCTGCTACGACGCGGAGGCGGCGGCCGCCGCGGCCGCAGCCGTGGACGAGGCGGCCGCCGCAGGCGAAGCGGCCGGGCCCCTCACCGGCGTTCCGGTAGCCATCAAAGACAACATTTGCACGTTGGACTTCCCGACGACCTGCGGCTCGCGGATCCTGGAGGGGTACCGCTCGCCCTTCGAGGCCACGGCCGTGCGCCGGCTGCGGCAGGCGGGCGCGGTCGTGATCGGGAAGACCAACCTGGACGAGTTCGCCATGGGCTCGTCTACCGAGAATTCGGCCTACGGGCCGACGCACAACCCCCACGACCGCAGCCGCGTGCCGGGCGGCTCCTCGGGCGGGTCGGCGGCAGCGGTGGCCGCGGGGCTGGTGCCCGCCGCACTGGGCTCGGACACCGGCGGCTCGGTGCGCCAGCCTGCAGCGCTGTGCGGCGTCGTGGGCATCAAGCCCACTTACGGCCGCGTGAGCCGCTACGGGCTGGTGGCCTTCGCCTCCTCGCTCGACCAGATAGGCACGTTCGGACGAACGGTGGCCGACGCCGCGCTCCTGCTGGAGGTGATCGCCGGGCCGGACCCGCTGGATTCGACCGCCGCCAAGCGCCCCGTACCGGACCTGGCCGCCGAGCTCGAGCGCGGCGCCCGCGGGCTCGTCGTGGGCGTGCCCGAGGAGTACTTCCCGCCCCAGCTCGACTCGAGTGTGGGCAGTCTGTGCCGGCAGGCGGCGGAGCGGCTCAGGGCGGCCGGCGCCGAGGTGCGCAGCGTGTCGCTGCCGCACACACCCTACGCCATTCCCACCTACTACATCATTGCGCCGGCCGAGGCCTCGAGTAACCTGGCCCGCTACGATGGCGTGCGCTATGGATTGCGGGCGCCGTCCGCCGATTCTACACTCGCCGTCTACCAGGAGACCCGGTCGCGGGGCTTTGGCGCCGAGGTCAAGCGCCGCATCATGCTGGGGACCTACGCGCTCTCCGCCGGCTACTACGACGAATACTACGGCCGTGCCCAGCGCGTGCGCGCGCTCATCACGCTCGACTTCCGGCGCGTGTTCCAGGATGGCGTCGACGTCATCCTCACGCCCACCACGCCCGCGCCCGCGTTCCGGCTGGGCGAGAAGCTGGAGGACCCCTACCAGATGTACCTGGAAGACGTGTTCACGGTGACCGCCAACCTGGCTGGCATCCCCGGGCTCACCATGCCCATCGGGGAGGTGGACGGCTTGCCCGTGGGCGGGCAACTGCTTGCCAACCGCTGGAACGAGGCGGCCATGATCCGCGCCGCGGCCGCACTCGAGCGGGCACTCGGGGAGTAGTCGCATGAGCTACCAGCCGGTCATCGGACTCGAGGTGCACGTCCAGCTCAAGACGGCCACCAAGATGTTCTGCGGCAATTCCGCGGAGTTCGGCGCCGAGCCGAATAGCCACGTGTGCCCGGTGTGCCTGGGGCTGCCCGGCGCGCTGCCGGTCATCAACGCCGCGGCCGTCGAGCTGGGCGTACGCGCCGCACTGGGGCTCAACTGCACCATCCACCAGACCAGCATCTTCGCGCGCAAGAACTACTTCTACCCGGACCTGCCCAAGGGCTACCAGATCACGCAGTACGACCGGCCGCTGGCCACCGCCGGCTGGCTGGAGGTGGAGACGCGGGGGACGACGGATCCGGGATCGGGGTCGGGATCGGGATCGGGATCGGGACAGAGGGACGCAGGGACGCAGGGGCGCAGCCCCCCACCGGGCAGGCGCATCCGGATCCGGCGCATCCATCTCGAGGAGGACGCGGGGAAGTCACTGCACGACCGGTTCGCGGGCAAGACGGCCGTGGACCTGAACCGGGCGGGGGTGCCGCTCATCGAGATCGTCACCGAGCCGGACCTCGCCTCGCCCGAGGAAGCGCGCGCGTTCCTGGGGCGGCTCAAGCAGGTGCTCGAGTACCTCGAGGTCAGCGACTGCGACATGGAGAAGGGCAGCCTGCGGGTCGACGCCAACGTCTCCGTGCGGCCGGCTGGGAGCGTGACGTTCGGGACCAAGACGGAAGTCAAGAACATGAACTCGTTTGCCAACGTCGAGCGGGCGCTGGCCTACGAGATCGAGCGGCAGGTCGCGCTGCTCGAGTCCGGGGGCACGGTCGAGCACGAGACGCTGCTCTGGGACGCCGCCCGGGGCGAGGCGCGGCCCATGCGCTCGAAGGAGGAAAGTCACGACTACCGCTACTTCCCCGACCCCGACCTGCCCCCGCTGGTGCTCGAGCGGTCGCGAATTGAGGCGCTAGGCGCGGCCCTGCCCGAGCTGCCGGGCGCGCGCGCCCGCCGGTTCCGCGAGCAGTACGGGCTTCCCGATTACGACGCCGAGGTCCTCACGGCCACCCGCGCCGTGGCCGATTACTATGAGGCGCTCGCCGGCGCGGCCGCGGACCCCAAAGCGGCCAGCAACTGGGTCATGACCGAGGTGCTGGCCTGGCTCAACCAGCGGCAGTGCGCCATCACGGAGCTCCCCATCACCCCCGACCGGCTGGCCCAGCTCATCGCTCTGGTGGCGGACGGCACGCTCTCCACCACCATGGCGCGCCACGTCTTTGCCCGCATGGCCGAGACCGGACTGCCGCCCGCCCTGATCGTCCAGCAGGAAGGGCTGGCGCAGGTGCGCGACCAGGCGCAGCTCGAGGGCTGGGCCGATGAGGTCCTGGCCGCCTTCCCCGCCGAGGCCGAGCGCTACCGCGCAGGCGAGGCGAAGCTGCTCGCCTTCCTCATGGGCCAGCTCATGCGCCGCTCGGGCGGCAAGGCCGATCCCCGGCAGGCAAGCGAGATCCTGCGCCGCAAGCTCGAGTAGGAGGGCGGCAGCCCGTATCCAGCGCTCTATTTGAGTGCTCTCATCCGGGAAGAGCTCCGCTAGCCCGCCCACAGGCTCTCGAGCTAACCCATCCGGCCCGCCCGGCTCGCGCCCAAAATAGGAGTGGCCAAATCACACCGATCAGGCCCCGAACTCCGGAAGCTCCGCCTGGTCGCTGCCGCCAGCCGCCCTCGAGCCCGCCGGCCCACTTCTCTTTGCCGCGTTCTCAGCCGAGCAACTCGAGAGCCTCCTGGG is part of the Gemmatimonadota bacterium genome and harbors:
- a CDS encoding HAMP domain-containing histidine kinase produces the protein MNRRYWPAALALLSLGILGSYLLYTEHLVREIRVEAAVHMRMYALVQRGLLSPEEDAPLESLVGLQDALKELGVPIVALSADGQPFAWVNLPFQADLPRAADRERVLRYARRLDRQNPPIVQPGVGTIHFGAPPVLGWLRWVPWLQVAGALLVLLGAGALVRVNLRAERERLWAAMARELAHQMGTPLSSLAGWVELLRLPEAQREGMAGAERIAEEIERDVERLERVSRRFEMIGKAPRLEPVPVAEVLAEVEHYLRPRLPRLVGGLELRVRVQRGLPPVRASRVLLVWALENLVKNALDAVGGRGGRILLAASRVGQERVRLAVADTGPGVAPAMRDRLFDPGATTKAGGWGVGLSLSRRIVERYHGGRITVRARRRGGTVFEVVLPAWRERDSRGRVFRNP
- a CDS encoding UvrD-helicase domain-containing protein, whose product is MSDSSYLAGLNPEQQEAVHHFEGPLLVLAGAGSGKTRVLTTRVAHLVQEHGVDPACILAVTFTNKAAGEMRQRIRRLLNREPAGMWMGTFHAIGARLLRRHAARLGWAPNFGIYDAEQALREVKRAMERLNLSTKRWHPKAVHAAISSAKNQLVGPAAYAGQAFDPFARVVAGVYEAYQAALKEQNAFDFDDLLVYPVELLAEHPPVLAMYRGRFHFLLVDEYQDTNHAQYKLLELLARQHANIMVVGDDDQSIYGWRGADIRNILEFEQDFPQARVVRLEQNYRSTRRILDAANRVIAENVRRKGKTLRTEAAAGELLTQVEALDERDEANWIAGEIETRLAGSAERSLRDFVVLYRTNAQSRALEEALRRRDLPYQIVGGTRFYERREIMDVLAYLRLLSNPRDAAAFERVANYPRRGIGDVSRNRLLAWASAGGLTPVEAAARAAECDGLTSAGAAALVGFAALVERFRALAAELPVGELIEQLIREVRLLDALRQEGPEGEERIENVRELLASAHSFDAGAAEEAEEDDVAEGATSLDLFLQKVSLLTDVDRHDPQANAVTLMTLHNAKGLEFPFVFITGLEDGLFPLARAYDEPAELEEERRLFYVGITRAQHKLFLSHARTRRRAAELMSCIPSSFLEPIPEALLERQETPALARLRAGQSGGWRRELRGRRSRAGGARGDGMGELVVDYADTQDAPRFVKGERVRHPHFGRGTIRELSGLGSDLKAVIEFEGYGRKKVFVRYANLQKEL
- the gatC gene encoding Asp-tRNA(Asn)/Glu-tRNA(Gln) amidotransferase subunit GatC, with product MAVSREDVLHVAGLARLRLTASEVERLTVQLNSILEHMRALAEVEVEGVEAVGGAAEWEAPLRGKDVGPDALQLAPRALAPSWEDGFFTVPRLAALDTAELEEAFEDKAAAEPAGRPAPEDLPGAP
- the gatA gene encoding Asp-tRNA(Asn)/Glu-tRNA(Gln) amidotransferase subunit GatA; its protein translation is MTVPQALPSIRELVEDVRAGWRSAAAEARAAIEAIQRTHVGPDSLNAFLCYDAEAAAAAAAAVDEAAAAGEAAGPLTGVPVAIKDNICTLDFPTTCGSRILEGYRSPFEATAVRRLRQAGAVVIGKTNLDEFAMGSSTENSAYGPTHNPHDRSRVPGGSSGGSAAAVAAGLVPAALGSDTGGSVRQPAALCGVVGIKPTYGRVSRYGLVAFASSLDQIGTFGRTVADAALLLEVIAGPDPLDSTAAKRPVPDLAAELERGARGLVVGVPEEYFPPQLDSSVGSLCRQAAERLRAAGAEVRSVSLPHTPYAIPTYYIIAPAEASSNLARYDGVRYGLRAPSADSTLAVYQETRSRGFGAEVKRRIMLGTYALSAGYYDEYYGRAQRVRALITLDFRRVFQDGVDVILTPTTPAPAFRLGEKLEDPYQMYLEDVFTVTANLAGIPGLTMPIGEVDGLPVGGQLLANRWNEAAMIRAAAALERALGE
- the gatB gene encoding Asp-tRNA(Asn)/Glu-tRNA(Gln) amidotransferase subunit GatB; its protein translation is MSYQPVIGLEVHVQLKTATKMFCGNSAEFGAEPNSHVCPVCLGLPGALPVINAAAVELGVRAALGLNCTIHQTSIFARKNYFYPDLPKGYQITQYDRPLATAGWLEVETRGTTDPGSGSGSGSGSGQRDAGTQGRSPPPGRRIRIRRIHLEEDAGKSLHDRFAGKTAVDLNRAGVPLIEIVTEPDLASPEEARAFLGRLKQVLEYLEVSDCDMEKGSLRVDANVSVRPAGSVTFGTKTEVKNMNSFANVERALAYEIERQVALLESGGTVEHETLLWDAARGEARPMRSKEESHDYRYFPDPDLPPLVLERSRIEALGAALPELPGARARRFREQYGLPDYDAEVLTATRAVADYYEALAGAAADPKAASNWVMTEVLAWLNQRQCAITELPITPDRLAQLIALVADGTLSTTMARHVFARMAETGLPPALIVQQEGLAQVRDQAQLEGWADEVLAAFPAEAERYRAGEAKLLAFLMGQLMRRSGGKADPRQASEILRRKLE